One Neodiprion pinetum isolate iyNeoPine1 chromosome 1, iyNeoPine1.2, whole genome shotgun sequence genomic window carries:
- the Arf51F gene encoding ADP-ribosylation factor 6, translating into MGKLLSKIFGNKEMRILMLGLDAAGKTTILYKLKLGQSVTTIPTVGFNVETVTYKNVKFNVWDVGGQDKIRPLWRHYYTGTQGLIFVVDCADRDRIDEARQELHRIINDREMHDAIILIFANKQDLPDAMKPHEIQEKLGLTRIRDRNWYVQPSCATTGDGLFEGLTWLTSNHKL; encoded by the exons ATGGGCAAGCTCCTGTCGAAGATTTTCGGCAACAAAGAGATGCGCATTCTAATGCTGGGGCTGGACGCTGCTGGGAAAACCA CTATACTCTATAAACTCAAACTAGGTCAATCTGTGACAACGATACCCACCGTAGGATTCAATGTAGAAACTGTcacgtataaaaatgttaaatttaACGTTTGG GATGTAGGGGGGCAAGATAAAATAAGACCACTGTGGCGCCACTACTATACAGGAACGCAAGGACTTATATTTGTGGTCGATTGCGCAGACAGGGATCGAATAGACGAAGCACGACAAGAACTACATCGCATAATAAATGATCGAGAGATGCACGATGCtattattctaatttttgCCAACAAACAAGATCTTCCTGATG CAATGAAGCCACACGAGATCCAGGAAAAACTTGGGCTGACCAGGATACGTGATAGAAACTGGTATGTCCAGCCTTCGTGCGCAACAACCGGCGATGGCCTGTTTGAGGGGCTTACGTGGCTCACTAGTAATCATAAGTTATGA